One Myxocyprinus asiaticus isolate MX2 ecotype Aquarium Trade chromosome 20, UBuf_Myxa_2, whole genome shotgun sequence genomic region harbors:
- the LOC127411156 gene encoding ras guanyl-releasing protein 3-like isoform X3 → MGSFTLGKAASLEQLLDVCIHAFDDEGELHENQLPRTLLLMHRWYWIVKFPAEFDLDLGLIRLTEEFREAATQLGGDEHIKLLDISTIPSYDWMRKLTQRKKQVKKGKASLLFDHLEPIELAEHLTFLEYKSIRRISFTDYQSYVIHGCLVDNPTLERSIALFNGISQWVQLMVLSKLTPQHRAEVINKYIHVAQKLLHLQNFNTLMAVVGGLSHSSISRLKETHFHLSPEVTKIWNEMTELVSSNGNYCAYRKAFGECEGFKIPILGVHLKDLIAVHVVFPDWGEDGKVNIVKMQQLYLTFNELVSLQSAVAQVEPNMDLIYLLTLSLDLYYTEDEIYELSLLREPRNPKSQPTSPTTPNKPLAPLDWASGVTTKPDPSVVNKHIRKVVDSVFRNYDHDHDGYISQEDFESIAANFPFLDSFCVLDKDQDGLISKDEMMAYFLRANPLLQCKMGPGFIHNFQEMTYLKPTFCEHCAGFLWGIIKQGYKCKDCGVNCHKQCRELLVLACRRLPRSTSLGSVSHGALTHSSLPSSPTLPTCKDDDEVFTFPTVSPSSGSDLEGKSITLMTGSAQRISVRLQRATTSQATQTEPMWPENGWAAIADSGSHTFPKMRYRRHRKTSKSKGFARWENDTQSSAGTSRIRRDSQEPSEGPQQNRLIGQHTDKTKTSEIS, encoded by the exons ATGGGGTCATTTACGCTGGGGAAAGCTGCTTCCCTGGAGCAACTGCTGGACGTCTGCATTCATGCATTTG atGATGAAGGAGAGCTGCATGAAAATCAGCTCCCTCGAACCCTTCTGCTGATGCACCGCTG GTACTGGATTGTTAAATTCCCTGCAGAGTTTGATCTGGATCTGGGTTTGATCCGTCTTACAGAAGAATTCAGAGAAGCAGCCACTCAGCTTGGCGGCGACGAGCACATTAAACTACTTGATATTTCTACGAT TCCTTCGTATGACTGGATGCGTAAACTGACTCAGCGAAAGAAACAGGTAAAGAAGGGGAAAGCGTCGCTGCTGTTTGATCATCTGGAACCAATTGAACTGGCTGAACATCTCACCTTTTTAGAGTACAAGTCCATCAGGAGGATATCG TTCACAGATTATCAGAGCTATGTGATTCATGGCTGTCTGGTGGATAATCCCACATTAGAGCGCTCCATAGCCCTGTTTAACGGGATCTCTCAGTGGGTTCAGCTGATGGTGCTCAGTAAACTCACCCCTCAGCACAGAGCAGAGGTCATCAACAAATACATCCATGTTGCTCAG AAACTGCTCCATTTGCAGAATTTTAACACATTGATGGCTGTGGTCGGGGGTCTGAGTCACAGCTCGATTTCCCGCTTGAAGGAAACTCACTTTCACCTCAGCCCAGAGGTCACCAAG ATCTGGAATGAAATGACAGAGCTGGTGTCATCGAATGGTAATTACTGTGCTTACCGCAAGGCCTTTGGTGAATGTGAAGGGTTTAAGATCCCAATCTTAGGCGTTCACCTGAAAGACCTGATCGCTGTACATGTGGTGTTCCCGGACTGGGGGGAGGATGGGAAAGTGAACATTGTGAAGATGCAACAGCTGTATCTCACCTTTAATGAGCTGGTGTCTCTCCAGAGCGCCGTGGCTCAGGTGGAACCCAACATGGATCTGATCTATCTGCTCACT CTGTCTTTGGATCTGTATTACACAGAGGATGAAATTTATGAGCTGTCCTTGCTCAGGGAACCCCGTAACCCCAAATCTCAG CCCACATCGCCCACAACCCCCAACAAGCCTCTGGCTCCACTGGACTGGGCGTCTGGAGTCACCACCAAACCCGATCCCTCAGTGGTCAACAAACATATCAGGAAGGTCGTGGAT TCTGTGTTTCGTAACTATGACCATGACCATGATGGTTACATATCCCAGGAAGACTTTGAGAGTATCGCTGCAAATTTCCCCTTTCTGGATTCCTTCTGTGTGCTTGATAAAGACCA GGATGGATTGATCAGTAAGGATGAAATGATGGCATATTTCCTGCGTGCCAATCCATTGCTACAGTGCAAAATGGGGCCCGGTTTTATTCACAACTTTCAGGAGATGACCTACCTGAAACCGACTTTCTGTGAACACTGTGCTGGATTT CTTTGGGGGATTATTAAACAAGGATATAAGTGCAAAG ACTGTGGGGTTAACTGTCACAAACAATGTCGTGAGCTGCTGGTTTTGGCGTGCCGGCGTCTCCCTCGGTCCACTTCGTTGGGCAGCGTGTCACATGGAGCACTCACACATAGCTCTTTACCCAGCAGCCCCACCCTGCCCACCTGTAAAG ATGATGATGAGGTTTTTACGTTCCCTACTGTCTCGCCTTCATCTGGTTCTGATCTGGAGGGAAAATCCATCACGCTGATGACCGGTTCAGCCCAGCGGATCTCAGTCCGGCTCCAGAGAGCCACCACCAGTCAGGCCACGCAGACAGAACCCATGTGGCCAGAAAACGGCTGGGCTGCCATAGCTGACAGTGGCTCACACACCTTCCCCAAGATGAGGTACAGACGACACCGCAAAACATCCAAGAGCAAAGGCTTTGCACGCTGGGAGAACGACACACAGAGTTCAGCAGGGACGAGTCGCATTCGCAGGGATTCACAGGAGCCCAGCGAAGGGCCACAGCAGAACAGACTCATAGGACAACATACTGACAAAACTAAAACCTCTGAG ATCAGCTGA
- the LOC127411156 gene encoding ras guanyl-releasing protein 3-like isoform X2, with translation MGSFTLGKAASLEQLLDVCIHAFDDEGELHENQLPRTLLLMHRWYVSSTELAEKLLIMYRDCQGDDCQQTRLKICYLMRYWIVKFPAEFDLDLGLIRLTEEFREAATQLGGDEHIKLLDISTIPSYDWMRKLTQRKKQVKKGKASLLFDHLEPIELAEHLTFLEYKSIRRISFTDYQSYVIHGCLVDNPTLERSIALFNGISQWVQLMVLSKLTPQHRAEVINKYIHVAQKLLHLQNFNTLMAVVGGLSHSSISRLKETHFHLSPEVTKIWNEMTELVSSNGNYCAYRKAFGECEGFKIPILGVHLKDLIAVHVVFPDWGEDGKVNIVKMQQLYLTFNELVSLQSAVAQVEPNMDLIYLLTLSLDLYYTEDEIYELSLLREPRNPKSQPTSPTTPNKPLAPLDWASGVTTKPDPSVVNKHIRKVVDSVFRNYDHDHDGYISQEDFESIAANFPFLDSFCVLDKDQDGLISKDEMMAYFLRANPLLQCKMGPGFIHNFQEMTYLKPTFCEHCAGFLWGIIKQGYKCKDCGVNCHKQCRELLVLACRRLPRSTSLGSVSHGALTHSSLPSSPTLPTCKDDDEVFTFPTVSPSSGSDLEGKSITLMTGSAQRISVRLQRATTSQATQTEPMWPENGWAAIADSGSHTFPKMRYRRHRKTSKSKGFARWENDTQSSAGTSRIRRDSQEPSEGPQQNRLIGQHTDKTKTSEV, from the exons ATGGGGTCATTTACGCTGGGGAAAGCTGCTTCCCTGGAGCAACTGCTGGACGTCTGCATTCATGCATTTG atGATGAAGGAGAGCTGCATGAAAATCAGCTCCCTCGAACCCTTCTGCTGATGCACCGCTGGTATGTGTCGTCCACTGAGCTCGCTGAGAAACTTCTGATTAT GTATCGTGACTGTCAAGGAGATGACTGCCAGCAGACACGACTGAAGATCTGTTATTTAATGAG GTACTGGATTGTTAAATTCCCTGCAGAGTTTGATCTGGATCTGGGTTTGATCCGTCTTACAGAAGAATTCAGAGAAGCAGCCACTCAGCTTGGCGGCGACGAGCACATTAAACTACTTGATATTTCTACGAT TCCTTCGTATGACTGGATGCGTAAACTGACTCAGCGAAAGAAACAGGTAAAGAAGGGGAAAGCGTCGCTGCTGTTTGATCATCTGGAACCAATTGAACTGGCTGAACATCTCACCTTTTTAGAGTACAAGTCCATCAGGAGGATATCG TTCACAGATTATCAGAGCTATGTGATTCATGGCTGTCTGGTGGATAATCCCACATTAGAGCGCTCCATAGCCCTGTTTAACGGGATCTCTCAGTGGGTTCAGCTGATGGTGCTCAGTAAACTCACCCCTCAGCACAGAGCAGAGGTCATCAACAAATACATCCATGTTGCTCAG AAACTGCTCCATTTGCAGAATTTTAACACATTGATGGCTGTGGTCGGGGGTCTGAGTCACAGCTCGATTTCCCGCTTGAAGGAAACTCACTTTCACCTCAGCCCAGAGGTCACCAAG ATCTGGAATGAAATGACAGAGCTGGTGTCATCGAATGGTAATTACTGTGCTTACCGCAAGGCCTTTGGTGAATGTGAAGGGTTTAAGATCCCAATCTTAGGCGTTCACCTGAAAGACCTGATCGCTGTACATGTGGTGTTCCCGGACTGGGGGGAGGATGGGAAAGTGAACATTGTGAAGATGCAACAGCTGTATCTCACCTTTAATGAGCTGGTGTCTCTCCAGAGCGCCGTGGCTCAGGTGGAACCCAACATGGATCTGATCTATCTGCTCACT CTGTCTTTGGATCTGTATTACACAGAGGATGAAATTTATGAGCTGTCCTTGCTCAGGGAACCCCGTAACCCCAAATCTCAG CCCACATCGCCCACAACCCCCAACAAGCCTCTGGCTCCACTGGACTGGGCGTCTGGAGTCACCACCAAACCCGATCCCTCAGTGGTCAACAAACATATCAGGAAGGTCGTGGAT TCTGTGTTTCGTAACTATGACCATGACCATGATGGTTACATATCCCAGGAAGACTTTGAGAGTATCGCTGCAAATTTCCCCTTTCTGGATTCCTTCTGTGTGCTTGATAAAGACCA GGATGGATTGATCAGTAAGGATGAAATGATGGCATATTTCCTGCGTGCCAATCCATTGCTACAGTGCAAAATGGGGCCCGGTTTTATTCACAACTTTCAGGAGATGACCTACCTGAAACCGACTTTCTGTGAACACTGTGCTGGATTT CTTTGGGGGATTATTAAACAAGGATATAAGTGCAAAG ACTGTGGGGTTAACTGTCACAAACAATGTCGTGAGCTGCTGGTTTTGGCGTGCCGGCGTCTCCCTCGGTCCACTTCGTTGGGCAGCGTGTCACATGGAGCACTCACACATAGCTCTTTACCCAGCAGCCCCACCCTGCCCACCTGTAAAG ATGATGATGAGGTTTTTACGTTCCCTACTGTCTCGCCTTCATCTGGTTCTGATCTGGAGGGAAAATCCATCACGCTGATGACCGGTTCAGCCCAGCGGATCTCAGTCCGGCTCCAGAGAGCCACCACCAGTCAGGCCACGCAGACAGAACCCATGTGGCCAGAAAACGGCTGGGCTGCCATAGCTGACAGTGGCTCACACACCTTCCCCAAGATGAGGTACAGACGACACCGCAAAACATCCAAGAGCAAAGGCTTTGCACGCTGGGAGAACGACACACAGAGTTCAGCAGGGACGAGTCGCATTCGCAGGGATTCACAGGAGCCCAGCGAAGGGCCACAGCAGAACAGACTCATAGGACAACATACTGACAAAACTAAAACCTCTGAGGTATGA
- the LOC127411156 gene encoding ras guanyl-releasing protein 3-like isoform X1 encodes MGSFTLGKAASLEQLLDVCIHAFDDEGELHENQLPRTLLLMHRWYVSSTELAEKLLIMYRDCQGDDCQQTRLKICYLMRYWIVKFPAEFDLDLGLIRLTEEFREAATQLGGDEHIKLLDISTIPSYDWMRKLTQRKKQVKKGKASLLFDHLEPIELAEHLTFLEYKSIRRISFTDYQSYVIHGCLVDNPTLERSIALFNGISQWVQLMVLSKLTPQHRAEVINKYIHVAQKLLHLQNFNTLMAVVGGLSHSSISRLKETHFHLSPEVTKIWNEMTELVSSNGNYCAYRKAFGECEGFKIPILGVHLKDLIAVHVVFPDWGEDGKVNIVKMQQLYLTFNELVSLQSAVAQVEPNMDLIYLLTLSLDLYYTEDEIYELSLLREPRNPKSQPTSPTTPNKPLAPLDWASGVTTKPDPSVVNKHIRKVVDSVFRNYDHDHDGYISQEDFESIAANFPFLDSFCVLDKDQDGLISKDEMMAYFLRANPLLQCKMGPGFIHNFQEMTYLKPTFCEHCAGFLWGIIKQGYKCKDCGVNCHKQCRELLVLACRRLPRSTSLGSVSHGALTHSSLPSSPTLPTCKDDDEVFTFPTVSPSSGSDLEGKSITLMTGSAQRISVRLQRATTSQATQTEPMWPENGWAAIADSGSHTFPKMRYRRHRKTSKSKGFARWENDTQSSAGTSRIRRDSQEPSEGPQQNRLIGQHTDKTKTSEIS; translated from the exons ATGGGGTCATTTACGCTGGGGAAAGCTGCTTCCCTGGAGCAACTGCTGGACGTCTGCATTCATGCATTTG atGATGAAGGAGAGCTGCATGAAAATCAGCTCCCTCGAACCCTTCTGCTGATGCACCGCTGGTATGTGTCGTCCACTGAGCTCGCTGAGAAACTTCTGATTAT GTATCGTGACTGTCAAGGAGATGACTGCCAGCAGACACGACTGAAGATCTGTTATTTAATGAG GTACTGGATTGTTAAATTCCCTGCAGAGTTTGATCTGGATCTGGGTTTGATCCGTCTTACAGAAGAATTCAGAGAAGCAGCCACTCAGCTTGGCGGCGACGAGCACATTAAACTACTTGATATTTCTACGAT TCCTTCGTATGACTGGATGCGTAAACTGACTCAGCGAAAGAAACAGGTAAAGAAGGGGAAAGCGTCGCTGCTGTTTGATCATCTGGAACCAATTGAACTGGCTGAACATCTCACCTTTTTAGAGTACAAGTCCATCAGGAGGATATCG TTCACAGATTATCAGAGCTATGTGATTCATGGCTGTCTGGTGGATAATCCCACATTAGAGCGCTCCATAGCCCTGTTTAACGGGATCTCTCAGTGGGTTCAGCTGATGGTGCTCAGTAAACTCACCCCTCAGCACAGAGCAGAGGTCATCAACAAATACATCCATGTTGCTCAG AAACTGCTCCATTTGCAGAATTTTAACACATTGATGGCTGTGGTCGGGGGTCTGAGTCACAGCTCGATTTCCCGCTTGAAGGAAACTCACTTTCACCTCAGCCCAGAGGTCACCAAG ATCTGGAATGAAATGACAGAGCTGGTGTCATCGAATGGTAATTACTGTGCTTACCGCAAGGCCTTTGGTGAATGTGAAGGGTTTAAGATCCCAATCTTAGGCGTTCACCTGAAAGACCTGATCGCTGTACATGTGGTGTTCCCGGACTGGGGGGAGGATGGGAAAGTGAACATTGTGAAGATGCAACAGCTGTATCTCACCTTTAATGAGCTGGTGTCTCTCCAGAGCGCCGTGGCTCAGGTGGAACCCAACATGGATCTGATCTATCTGCTCACT CTGTCTTTGGATCTGTATTACACAGAGGATGAAATTTATGAGCTGTCCTTGCTCAGGGAACCCCGTAACCCCAAATCTCAG CCCACATCGCCCACAACCCCCAACAAGCCTCTGGCTCCACTGGACTGGGCGTCTGGAGTCACCACCAAACCCGATCCCTCAGTGGTCAACAAACATATCAGGAAGGTCGTGGAT TCTGTGTTTCGTAACTATGACCATGACCATGATGGTTACATATCCCAGGAAGACTTTGAGAGTATCGCTGCAAATTTCCCCTTTCTGGATTCCTTCTGTGTGCTTGATAAAGACCA GGATGGATTGATCAGTAAGGATGAAATGATGGCATATTTCCTGCGTGCCAATCCATTGCTACAGTGCAAAATGGGGCCCGGTTTTATTCACAACTTTCAGGAGATGACCTACCTGAAACCGACTTTCTGTGAACACTGTGCTGGATTT CTTTGGGGGATTATTAAACAAGGATATAAGTGCAAAG ACTGTGGGGTTAACTGTCACAAACAATGTCGTGAGCTGCTGGTTTTGGCGTGCCGGCGTCTCCCTCGGTCCACTTCGTTGGGCAGCGTGTCACATGGAGCACTCACACATAGCTCTTTACCCAGCAGCCCCACCCTGCCCACCTGTAAAG ATGATGATGAGGTTTTTACGTTCCCTACTGTCTCGCCTTCATCTGGTTCTGATCTGGAGGGAAAATCCATCACGCTGATGACCGGTTCAGCCCAGCGGATCTCAGTCCGGCTCCAGAGAGCCACCACCAGTCAGGCCACGCAGACAGAACCCATGTGGCCAGAAAACGGCTGGGCTGCCATAGCTGACAGTGGCTCACACACCTTCCCCAAGATGAGGTACAGACGACACCGCAAAACATCCAAGAGCAAAGGCTTTGCACGCTGGGAGAACGACACACAGAGTTCAGCAGGGACGAGTCGCATTCGCAGGGATTCACAGGAGCCCAGCGAAGGGCCACAGCAGAACAGACTCATAGGACAACATACTGACAAAACTAAAACCTCTGAG ATCAGCTGA